CTTCGATCGCAAACGTCATCGCATTGAACGCCTGCGCTACGAATTGCTCGCGCGGCACGCTTTGAATCCCGCGCGCATCAAGGACGACCGCGTCCGGTCGCGGCGCCGAAATGTCGCCGAAGTGCTCCACGCATGACGTCGTCGTCGGCACTGCCACGTGGCGTGCGCCCGACAAAGCAAACGAGCTCTCGCGCGCGGTGCGGATGATCGACCCCCCGCCCAGCGAAACTATGCCGTCGATGTCCCTATTTGTGGGACAATGGTTAACGCCCACCAGCGCCACTTCGGCTTGGGCAAAGCCGTCGATCAAGTCGGCCAATATCTCGCTCTTGGCCAGCGACGGCGTCACGACAACGACAGCGCGGCGCACGCCGAAAGACTCGAGAATCGAGGCGGCGTCGGTGCTACTTGTCGAGTGGCCTCGGTCTTCCGCGGCCGCGTCTGACCCCAGTTGAGCGTGTTCCATAGGGTTCACGACGCCGATACTTCTTAGAGAGGGCCTTTGCGGCCCGCTTTACTCAAATCTGCTGCCAAAGCGCTCGGATATCAAGATCGAAACACATTCATCGGGGGCACCGCAAGACGCGCATCTCGACATATCGCCGGCCGCGGCAAAAGCTGATGACGCGCTCGCAACACTGCTGGAGAAAGGGCTCGGGATCGCGCCGACGCCGCACAGCCTCGACGCCTTTTCCGAAGCCTGCCACACCCGGGCGAACGCTCTCGGCTTGCTCGAGTCGGATTACCTGGGACTGCTCACGCACGGCGGCACGTCGGCGCGCGCCGAATGGATGGCTGTCGCTCCCTCGGTCGTCGTCGGCGAAACATTTCTTTTCCGCGATGCGCAGCTCTGGCAACTCGTCGAGTCCACCCTGTTCCCGAGCATCAAAGCGCTCGCGCGTCCTATCTGGCTCTGGAGCGCAGGCTGTTCGACAGGCGAAGAGGCGTACACCCTCGCTCTCATCGCGCATCGCGTATTCGGCAAAGACGGCTACCGCGTGCTCGGAACGGATGTCAATCCTAAGGCGGTCGCTGCGGCACGCATCGGGGCGTACGGACAGTGGTCGCTCCGCGGTGTTTCCGACGAGCTGCGCGACGCGCTTGCCGTGACCGGCGCACAAACCGTGCGCGTGCCCGAAGAAGTTAAATCGTCGGTGAGATTCGAGACGCAGAATCTCGTAGATGAATTATCTTACGCGCCGGGCGGCATGGCGTCGTTTGAGCTGGTGGTGTGCCGCAACGTCCTCATCTACATGACGCTCACAGCGCGCGCGAAGATCATCGCGCGGCTTGCCGCGTGCGTCTCTCCCGGCGGGCTCCTTATCCTCGGACACGGCGAGGCGTCAGGCATCGACACTGGATACCTTGTCCCCGAACGGCATGTCGCCGGTGTCGTCTATCGTAAGCCGCTCGGTTACACGCCGTGGGAACCCACGCCTCAGAAAGTCCGCGCGACTCCGAAACAAGCGCAGAAACGCCCGTCGCGAGTTGCGCGGCCAATCCCGCGCAAAATTGCGATGACGCCGAGCGACCAGACGCGAATGGCAGACGAACTCAAGCTGATCCAAAAACCAAAGCCGAACGCCGAAAAAAGCCGCGCGCTTCTCGTGGAGGCGATGCGCGCCGCACATGCAGGCAAGATGGATGAGGCGGAGCGCCACGCGATCGAAGCCATGCGCGCCGAACCCATCGACCCGGAGCCGCACGTGCTCGTCGCCGCGCTGCTCATGGCGCGCGGGGCGATGCGTGAAGCCGAAGCCGAACTGCGTCGCGCGCTGTTTCTCGATCCGGTGTTCGTGCCTGCCCTTTGGCAAGCCGGACATCTCTACGGCATCACCAACCGCAAGCGCCAAGCGGTCTTCGCATTTGCCCGCGCGCTGACGCAGCTCGCGGGCCTGCCGGCGGACGCAGTCGCATTGCCGTTCGACAAGTTGACCGTCGGCGAGCTGACGACGCTGCTGCGCGCAGAGATCGGCGAGCACGTCGATGCTTGAGCGCGAGATCTCGCAGGCCGCACTGGCGAAAAAGAATGCGACACGCTCGCACCTGTTGACCCGCGTCGAACGATTCGATCTCGCGTTTCCCATCGAGGCCGTGCTTTCGGTCCATGCCGCGCCGATCGTGACCGCGATCCCGTCGGCACGCACCGGCATCCTCGGCGGCGTTCGCATCCACGGCGAGCCGGTTCCGGTCGCGGACATCCGGCGCTGTCTTCGTCTTTCTGCGCGCGGCGTTTCACTCACCGACAGGCTGGTGCTCTTGCGCGTCGATGGACGCACCATGGGTGTCATCGTCGACGAAGTGAAAAATCTGATCGATGTGCCGACCAATGCGTTGGGCGGATCCGACACGCTTTTCGAAGACACGCCCGTCAATCCGAGAGTCATCGCGGGCATCGCCGCGACGCCGGAGCTTTGCGCCATCGTGGACGTCAAAGGATTCGCAGTGCCGGATCCGTGGGACGATGAAGACGCGACCCGCTCGCTCGACGTGGACCCGGATGATAACGCGCCGCTGGCGGAGCGCACCGCCGCCCTCGCCGCGCCGCCGGAAGCCGAAGCGGCGGCCGGCATCGAGGCTGCGGTCTTCCTGCTGGACGGCAAGCGGTACGCGGTGCCGATCGGCTCGATACTCGAATTTTTCCGGAACCTTCCGCACGCGCCATTGGTCGTGCGCGGGGGTTCGGCGTCGCTCGTGAACCGGCGCGGCGATGCCGTCGCGCTCTACGACCTGCGGCCGTTTCTCGGTTTGCCGGCGTCGGCTCTTCCGGCCACCGTCAATGGCATCGTCCTGACCCAAGACGGCGTGCGCGTCGCGATGGCCGTCGACGAACTAGCCGGTCTCGAAACCCTGTCACGCACGGTTGCCGCGCATACGCAACCGGGCCGCTTCACGCTTTCCGTCCATCCCGGTCCCAACGGAACCGTACAGCTCATCGACGTCGCGGCGCTGATGGCCGCACCGCAACTCATACTAGGAAATGAGGCCTCCACGTGAACTCGCGATTAGCAATCCTTTCGGAAAAGTCGCTGCGCCGGAAGATGATCGTCATCTTCATGTGGCTCGCCGGAATCACGCTCGTGCAGATCGCGCTTGCGCTCACGCTTCCGCGCATGATCTTCAACGTCGAGGATAAGATCACCGATCAACTCCAGCCGATCTCCGAGGCATCGCTGCAAGTCCGTCTGGACGTGCTCAAGATGATCGGCGGCGCGGCGCAGTGGGGCCTTACGGGAAAGACCGTCGACCTGCGGCTCTACAACGACGGCAAGACGAACTACGCCGACGATATCGTGAAGCTATCCAACTTCGGCCACGGCGACGACTCGCTCAAGAACGAGATCGAGATTCTGACCGAAGACGCAAACGACGAGTCTTCCGTCGTCGAGAACATCGTCACAAGCGCCGAGGACGGATCGGCGACGATCCGTCAAGCCGTTGCCGGCGGATTCGCCGAGGAACGAACCAAGCTCGATGCGTTTATCGTCGCGCAGAACAAGCTCACGGCTAAGATCGCAGTGGAGCGCGCTTTCCTTGAATCGCAGGCGGAACTCTTCGTCTTGCTGCTTATCGGCGCGCTTGTCTTCACTTCGTGCGTCTCGCTCGCCGTGGCGTTCTACATCGGGTGGAAGACGATCATGCAGGTCAGCGATGCGGCCTCGCTGCTCTCCAAGACGGCGGATCTCATCGCGTCGGGCGATTTCACCGGCCGGGTGGATATCAAGACTGAAGACGAACTCGAGGAGCTCGGTGGTGCCGTCAACGACATGGTCGAGAAGCTCGGCGGATCCTTGCAGCAAGTGCAGCAGGCCGTCAATGAATCGACGGTCGCGGTCATGCAGATCGCCACGACCGCACAAGAGCAAGAGCGAATGACCACGCAGCAGTCGGTCGCGATGAGTGAGATCTCACAGACGATTCAAGAGCTGAACGCAGCCTCGCAGACCACCGCGCTGCAGGCGGAGAGCGTCTCGACGAAATCGCTTGAAAGCGCCGACATCGCGCGGCGCGGCCGCGCAGACGTCGAGACCAACGTCTCGATGATGCTCGCGCTGCGCGACCGTTTCCGTCAGACCTCGGACAGAATCGCGCACCTCTCGGAACAGATCGCGCAGATCGGCACGATCACCCGCACGGTCGCCGATTTCGCCGCTCAGACCAATCTGCTCGCGCTGAACGCCGCCGTGGAAGCCGCGCGCGCGGGCGAGCAAGGCCGGGGCTTCGCCGTCGTCGCGGCCGAGATCCGCAAGCTTGCCGATCAGAGCAAGACCGCCACCGAACGCATCGATTCGCTCACGCACGAAGTGCAGCGCGCATCCGACGAATCGGTCATGGCCATGATCGAAGGCAGCCGCAACGTGGACGACAACGCGAGTCACGCGGCGCAGACCGGTCAGGCGATCGCGGAGATCATCGAGACGCTGCAGCACACGGTGGACTCAATGCAAGAGATCGCGCTGGCCGCTAAGCAGCAAAGCCACGGCATCGAACAGGTCACGCAGAGCATTACGTCTATCAATGCCGCGATGCGCGATACCGTCTCCGCAACTGGGCAGACGCAAGAGGCGACTTCCCGGTTGAACGACCTCGCGCTCGGACTCAAACGCCTCGTCGCAGCTTACCGAATCTAGGAACCAACAGCCGATGGCAATGTCTCCGGAAGACCTGGTCGAGCTTAAGCAAATATTCAGAGCGGAGTGCGACGAGCATCTCGGCGCGCTCAACGGTTTGCTTATGACGCTCGAACGGCAGCCGGACGACGCTGCCACTCTAAACGAGACGTTCCGCCGGATGCATAGCGTCAAGGGTGCGGCGCGCATGGTGGGCTACGCCGGCATCGAGGCGGTCGGTCACGGACTGGAGTCGATGCTTGCGGATGCTCGCAGCGGCACCCAGGCGTTGAACAAGGCGTCGATCGCACTTCTCTTCAGCGCGACCGACACGATACGAGATCTCATGGCGGCCGGCGCGGGCATGTCGGAGGACGAACTGCCCGTGCAGGAGATGCTCGCGCGCATGGCCCTCTTCCGAGACGGTGAGTCCGTTGCCGCGTCCAAGCCAAAGCAGGCGGCGAAACCGACGAAAGAAACGCCGCCCGTTCAGCTTCGCTCGCTCCCCACGCCGGCCGGCGCAGTCGTGCCGATCGCTCCCGAACGTGGACGCGACGACACGTCAGGCGACATGGTGCGCGTCGGCGCGGATAAGATCGACCGCCTCATAGCCCTGCGCGGCGAGCTTCTTCGCCAATTCACCTCGGAAGAACAAGATGTTCGCAGTTTAGTCTCCGCGGCAGACGCGACATTTGCGGACGTGGAAGGCGGGCTGCGGTCGCGGTCCGACGCCGACGCGACGCCGGAGCGCAAGCGCCTCTTCGATAGCGTGCGCCGCCAACGCGAATCGCTGCAAGCCGCCGTCGGACGAATCGACGACCGCAACCTGCAGCGCTTCGGACTTCTGGAAAGTCTTCGCGACAGTCTGGCGGATCTACGGATGCTCCCCGCCGGAACCATCCTGCAGCCGCTCGCGCGCGTCGTGCGCGACATCTCGCAGCTTCAAGATAAAGACGCCGAGCTTTCCATCGCCGGCGCCGACATCGCACTCGACAAAGTCGTGCTCGAAGCGATCAAAGAGCCGCTGATCCATCTCGTCCGCAATGCGGTTGCTCATGGCATCGAACCGCCGGCGCTTAGACTGCTCGCCGGAAAACGGGCGACGGGAACGGTGAAGGTATCGGTCACCACGGGCAGCTCGAGTGCGACCGTCAAGGTCGAAGATGACGGCGCCGGCATCGATACGGCCGCGGTGCGCCGCGCCGTCGTCGCCAACGGTTATGCGACGGCCGAAGACGCGGCGGTGATCTCGGACTTTAGATTGCTGCAATACCTTTTCAAACCGGGCTTCTCCACAAGTGCGTCGGCCGACAACATCAGCGGGCGCGGCGTGGGTCTCGACGTCGTCGCCGATCGCGTCACGCAGTTGCGCGGCAGTTATCACGTCGAAAGCACGCACGGCGTCGGCACGCGTTTCATACTTCGAGTTCCGGTCAGCTTGCTGACTTCTTCGGTCTTAGCCGTCCACGACGGAACGACCGAGGTCTTCCTTCGTCAGACCGACATCCACGAAGCCGTGTCGTTGAAACCGGAGCACGTGATCAACGTCGAGGGACGCATCAGCGCCACGGTGCGCGACGAAGTCATGCCCGTCTTGCCGCTGGCGTCGATCATGGGCGGACCTGCGCATGTGAGCTTCGGCCGCGACGGCGTGGTGGCAGCGATCATCATCAAAGACGGCGAACGGCGCGCGGCGGTCGTCGTCGAGGCGCTCGCCGGACTGTCCGATGTCATCGTCAAGCCGTTGCCGCGGCCGCTCGGGCGCATCGCCGGAATCGCCGGCTATGCGATATCGACGACCGGTCTGCCGCTCTGCGTCCTCGACGGCGAGCATTTCGTTCGTTCTGCTCACGAACGCGGCGCGGTGGGCAATGTGATCCGCGAGAAGCCTGCCGTCAAACGGCGGCTGCTCATCGCCGACGATTCCCTCACCACGCGGACGCTGCTTCGCAATATCATGATCAGCGCGGGCTACGAGGTGGAGACGGCCATCGACGGCGTCGATGCGTGGAACAAAGCGTCCACCATGAAGTTCGATTGCATCATGAGCGACATCGAGATGCCGAACATGAACGGTTGGGAGTTCTGCGAGCGCGTGAAACGGGATGCGCGCCTCGCCGATACGCCGATCGTGCTCGTCACCTCGCTTTCTCGGGAAGACGAACGCCGGCGTGGCCTCGAGTTGGGCGCTGACGCCTATGTCGTCAAGGGCTTGTTCAACGAGACGCAGCTGCTCGAGACCGTGGAAAGGCTCGTCGCGTGATCAAGAGCCGCTGGGCTCGCGTTTTGATCGTCGAAGACTCGCCGGTCGCGGGCCGGATCTTGTCGGACGGGATTTCACGCGACCAGCGTCTGGCTGTCGCCGGCATCGCCGTGACCGCGCGCAGCGCCGTCGAGATGGCCGAGCGGCTTCGACCCGACGTGATCACGCTCGACCTCGTGCTGCCCGACGAGAGCGGCCTACGCGTGGTGCAGCGCGTGCTGCATACGCGTCACGTTCCGATCATCATCGTCAGCACGCTTGGCGTTGACGGAAGCGAATCGATGCCG
This sequence is a window from Candidatus Eremiobacteraceae bacterium. Protein-coding genes within it:
- a CDS encoding CheR family methyltransferase, producing the protein MLESDYLGLLTHGGTSARAEWMAVAPSVVVGETFLFRDAQLWQLVESTLFPSIKALARPIWLWSAGCSTGEEAYTLALIAHRVFGKDGYRVLGTDVNPKAVAAARIGAYGQWSLRGVSDELRDALAVTGAQTVRVPEEVKSSVRFETQNLVDELSYAPGGMASFELVVCRNVLIYMTLTARAKIIARLAACVSPGGLLILGHGEASGIDTGYLVPERHVAGVVYRKPLGYTPWEPTPQKVRATPKQAQKRPSRVARPIPRKIAMTPSDQTRMADELKLIQKPKPNAEKSRALLVEAMRAAHAGKMDEAERHAIEAMRAEPIDPEPHVLVAALLMARGAMREAEAELRRALFLDPVFVPALWQAGHLYGITNRKRQAVFAFARALTQLAGLPADAVALPFDKLTVGELTTLLRAEIGEHVDA
- a CDS encoding chemotaxis protein CheW codes for the protein MLEREISQAALAKKNATRSHLLTRVERFDLAFPIEAVLSVHAAPIVTAIPSARTGILGGVRIHGEPVPVADIRRCLRLSARGVSLTDRLVLLRVDGRTMGVIVDEVKNLIDVPTNALGGSDTLFEDTPVNPRVIAGIAATPELCAIVDVKGFAVPDPWDDEDATRSLDVDPDDNAPLAERTAALAAPPEAEAAAGIEAAVFLLDGKRYAVPIGSILEFFRNLPHAPLVVRGGSASLVNRRGDAVALYDLRPFLGLPASALPATVNGIVLTQDGVRVAMAVDELAGLETLSRTVAAHTQPGRFTLSVHPGPNGTVQLIDVAALMAAPQLILGNEAST
- a CDS encoding methyl-accepting chemotaxis protein codes for the protein MNSRLAILSEKSLRRKMIVIFMWLAGITLVQIALALTLPRMIFNVEDKITDQLQPISEASLQVRLDVLKMIGGAAQWGLTGKTVDLRLYNDGKTNYADDIVKLSNFGHGDDSLKNEIEILTEDANDESSVVENIVTSAEDGSATIRQAVAGGFAEERTKLDAFIVAQNKLTAKIAVERAFLESQAELFVLLLIGALVFTSCVSLAVAFYIGWKTIMQVSDAASLLSKTADLIASGDFTGRVDIKTEDELEELGGAVNDMVEKLGGSLQQVQQAVNESTVAVMQIATTAQEQERMTTQQSVAMSEISQTIQELNAASQTTALQAESVSTKSLESADIARRGRADVETNVSMMLALRDRFRQTSDRIAHLSEQIAQIGTITRTVADFAAQTNLLALNAAVEAARAGEQGRGFAVVAAEIRKLADQSKTATERIDSLTHEVQRASDESVMAMIEGSRNVDDNASHAAQTGQAIAEIIETLQHTVDSMQEIALAAKQQSHGIEQVTQSITSINAAMRDTVSATGQTQEATSRLNDLALGLKRLVAAYRI
- a CDS encoding response regulator codes for the protein MAMSPEDLVELKQIFRAECDEHLGALNGLLMTLERQPDDAATLNETFRRMHSVKGAARMVGYAGIEAVGHGLESMLADARSGTQALNKASIALLFSATDTIRDLMAAGAGMSEDELPVQEMLARMALFRDGESVAASKPKQAAKPTKETPPVQLRSLPTPAGAVVPIAPERGRDDTSGDMVRVGADKIDRLIALRGELLRQFTSEEQDVRSLVSAADATFADVEGGLRSRSDADATPERKRLFDSVRRQRESLQAAVGRIDDRNLQRFGLLESLRDSLADLRMLPAGTILQPLARVVRDISQLQDKDAELSIAGADIALDKVVLEAIKEPLIHLVRNAVAHGIEPPALRLLAGKRATGTVKVSVTTGSSSATVKVEDDGAGIDTAAVRRAVVANGYATAEDAAVISDFRLLQYLFKPGFSTSASADNISGRGVGLDVVADRVTQLRGSYHVESTHGVGTRFILRVPVSLLTSSVLAVHDGTTEVFLRQTDIHEAVSLKPEHVINVEGRISATVRDEVMPVLPLASIMGGPAHVSFGRDGVVAAIIIKDGERRAAVVVEALAGLSDVIVKPLPRPLGRIAGIAGYAISTTGLPLCVLDGEHFVRSAHERGAVGNVIREKPAVKRRLLIADDSLTTRTLLRNIMISAGYEVETAIDGVDAWNKASTMKFDCIMSDIEMPNMNGWEFCERVKRDARLADTPIVLVTSLSREDERRRGLELGADAYVVKGLFNETQLLETVERLVA